The proteins below are encoded in one region of Pseudomonas entomophila L48:
- a CDS encoding ABC transporter permease — translation MYLLRLALASLANRRFTALLTAFAIALSVCLLLAVERVRTEARASFASTISGTDLIVGARSGSVNLLLYSVFRIGNATNNIRWDSYEHYAKDPRVKWAIPISLGDSHRGYRVMGTTGDYFSHYQYGRRQHLALGQGRPFADDPFEVVLGAEVAEALHYKLGDKLVLAHGVAAVSLVKHDDKPFTVVGVLQRTGTPVDRTLHISLAGMEAIHIDWHNGVPARGAGRISAEQARTMDLQPTAITAFMLGLNNKIATFSLQREINEYRGEPLLAILPGVALQELWSLMGTAEQALFVVSLFVVLTGLIGMLTAILTSLNERRREMAILRSVGARPWHIAGLLVLEALALVLAGIVAGLGLLYAGIALAQGYVQANYGLYLPLAWPSAHEWTLLGIILGAALLMGSVPAWRAYRQSLADGLSIHL, via the coding sequence ATGTACCTGCTCCGCCTTGCCCTGGCCAGCCTGGCCAACCGCCGCTTCACCGCCCTGCTCACCGCCTTCGCCATCGCCCTGTCGGTGTGCCTGCTGCTGGCCGTCGAGCGCGTGCGCACCGAGGCCCGCGCCAGCTTCGCCAGCACCATCAGCGGCACCGACCTGATCGTCGGCGCCCGCTCGGGCTCGGTGAACCTGCTGCTGTATTCGGTATTCCGCATCGGCAACGCCACCAACAACATCCGTTGGGACAGCTACGAGCACTACGCCAAGGATCCCCGGGTGAAATGGGCGATCCCCATCTCCCTGGGCGACTCGCACCGCGGCTACCGGGTGATGGGCACCACCGGCGACTACTTCAGCCATTACCAGTACGGCCGGCGCCAACACCTGGCACTGGGCCAGGGCCGCCCGTTCGCCGACGACCCGTTCGAGGTGGTACTGGGGGCCGAAGTCGCCGAAGCGCTGCACTACAAGCTCGGCGACAAGCTGGTGCTGGCCCATGGCGTGGCGGCCGTGAGCCTGGTCAAGCACGATGACAAGCCGTTCACCGTGGTCGGGGTGCTCCAGCGCACCGGCACGCCGGTGGACCGCACCTTGCACATCAGCCTGGCCGGCATGGAGGCGATCCACATCGACTGGCACAACGGCGTTCCGGCCCGCGGTGCCGGGCGCATCAGCGCCGAGCAGGCACGTACCATGGACCTGCAGCCCACGGCCATCACCGCCTTCATGCTCGGCCTGAACAACAAGATCGCCACCTTCAGCCTGCAGCGCGAGATCAACGAGTACCGCGGCGAGCCGCTGCTGGCGATCCTCCCCGGCGTGGCCCTGCAAGAGCTGTGGAGCCTGATGGGCACCGCCGAGCAGGCGCTGTTCGTGGTGTCGCTGTTCGTGGTGCTGACCGGGTTGATCGGCATGCTCACGGCGATCCTCACCAGCCTCAACGAGCGACGTCGGGAGATGGCCATCCTGCGCTCGGTGGGCGCGCGCCCGTGGCATATCGCCGGGCTGCTGGTACTGGAAGCGCTGGCCCTGGTGCTGGCCGGCATCGTGGCCGGGCTGGGGTTGCTGTATGCCGGGATCGCCCTGGCCCAGGGCTATGTGCAGGCCAACTATGGGCTCTACTTACCACTGGCCTGGCCAAGCGCCCATGAGTGGACACTACTGGGTATCATCCTGGGCGCGGCGCTGCTGATGGGCAGCGTGCCGGCCTGGCGCGCCTACCGGCAGTCGCTGGCCGATGGCCTGTCG